One genomic window of Caenorhabditis elegans chromosome I includes the following:
- the aex-5 gene encoding Endoprotease aex-5 (Confirmed by transcript evidence): MKLIFLLLLFGVSPIVCQDFEDGVFLAKITSIDEHDARKIGRRFGFEAQWKLQSYTDVYVGRRLRRRKRGIEDEIVAEMMLSQQVQFIEKLQGFRRYKRAPMTNKGYPVHVWNLTPSLYIREAWEDGFNASRVTVAVVDDGVDIKHVDLKSAFSPRVSFDFVRFGDLPTPKNSKEFEHGTQCAGLVAMEGQQCGLGVGHGATLGAIKLLGQDFLNDALEGDALAFQKDLIDIYSVSWGPKDDGKSAEKPAKFTEEAIKNGALHGRNGKGNIFVWASGNGGVNGDNCAYDGYVSNEYTLSFGVIDASGAPAAYGEGCSSVLAAVSGGDAMIQTTGLESTCSSISGSSASAAIASGIISLVLDANPTLSQRDIQHLIARTSNASAIRDVELYENSAGLNFHPKVGFGLLNAQKLVVMAATWENVAPQVTCEKMNLANGIIDNSDCDVTKVERVIVSGSIIHPHRGQVQIRLESPRGTISELLPLRPKDTSRDLLDWNFVSVNFFGENSRGIWKLHVTSEEDDVDFRVEMKMFKVVGTMS, encoded by the exons atgaaattaattttcctgCTTTTGCTTTTTGGGGTTTCCCCTATTGTTTGTCAAGATTTCGAGGACGGCGTTTTTCTTGCTAAAATCACAAGTATTGATGAGCACGATGCAAGAAAGATCGGAAGAAGGTTTGGGTTTGAGGCTCAGTGGAAG ctTCAATCATACACCGATGTGTACGTTGGTCGCCGACTTCGTCGTCGAAAGCGTGGAATTGAAGATGAGATTGTGGCGGAGATGATGCTAAGTCAACAAGtgcaatttattgaaaaacttcaaggATTTAGAAGATACAAAAGAGCACCCATGACAAACAAAGGATATCCTGTTCATGTG tggaacCTAACACCTTCACTTTACATCCGGGAAGCTTGGGAAGATGGGTTCAACGCAagccgggttactgtagcagtGGTGGATGATGGTGTTGATATCAAACACGTTGATTTGAAGAGTGCATTCTCTCCGCGCGTTTCCTTTGATTTTGTGCGATTCGGCGATCTGCCAACACCGAAAAATTCTAAAGAGTTTGa GCATGGAACCCAATGTGCTGGATTGGTAGCAATGGAAGGACAACAATGCGGCCTTGGTGTAGGTCATGGTGCAACACTGGGTGCTATAAAGCTTTTGGGTCAGGACTTCTTGAACGACGCGTTGGAAGGAGATGCCTTGGCATTTCAGAAAGActtg attgacATCTACTCAGTCAGCTGGGGACCCAAAGACGATGGTAAAAGTGCGGAGAAGCCGGCAAAGTTCACAGAAGAAGCTATTAAGAATGGAGCATTGCACGGAAGAAATGGAAAAGGAAACATATTTGTGTGGGCGAGTGGTAATGGTGGAGTCAATGGGGATAATTGTGCATATGATGGGTATGTTAGCAATGAGTATACG CTGAGCTTTGGAGTCATTGATGCGAGTGGAGCACCTGCTGCATACGGAGAAGGATGTTCGTCGGTTCTTGCAGCAGTTTCTGGTGGGGATGCAATGATT caaaccaCTGGCCTAGAATCCACGTGTTCCTCAATATCCGGATCGTCGGCTTCTGCGGCAATTGCATCAGGAATCATTTCATTGGTATTGGATGctaa tccCACACTATCCCAACGTGACATTCAACACCTCATTGCTCGCACCTCCAATGCAAGTGCAATCCGTGACGTGGAATTGTATGAAAATTCTGCTGGCCTAAATTTCCACCCAAAAGTTGGATTCGGTCTACTGAATGCACAGAAACTCGTGGTAATGGCTGCCACGTGGGAGAATGTGGCACCTCAAGTGACTTGCGAGAAAATGAATCTAGCGAATGGAATAATCGATAATTCGgattgtgacgtcacaaaagtAGAACGTGTAATTGTCTCCGGATCTATCATCCATCCACATCGAGGACAAGTTCAAATCAGATTGGAATCGCCACGGGGCACAATCTCCGAACTGCTTCCACTTCGTCCCAAAGACACATCGCGAGATCTTCTCGACTGGAACTTTGTATCCGTCAACTTTTTTGGAGAGAATTCACGTGGTATCTGGAAGTTGCATGTGACAAGTGAAGAGGATGACGTGGATTTCAGAGTTGagatgaaaatgttcaaagtgGTGGGAACAATGTCATAA
- the str-245 gene encoding Seven TM Receptor (Partially confirmed by transcript evidence), whose amino-acid sequence MFPYYHIVERVIGIFGIIINATLIYLIAKKTVTKLGNYRFLMMHISLFELGFSVLHGITVPIMYTSECMNFLVLRVDKSLLPKPLLELLAVIFCNMFGMSISLFATQFIYRYLVLSRNKMLRHHDGRTIVYMILFNLLFGAVWGVLAWFTMSPFPEADQILSENFALPNGLSIEQVAYVGFIFYISDETSNNLRVHWESVIGIGIQCVFISISFCLIFIFGFKCYRQTRKFVSSQSTNAINLNSQLFNALVLQTIIPICLMHFPATIVYMAAGLNKSNEIFGQLLSLFICLYPVLDPLPNFFIIKSYQKVVKDFYSKILRRQPPSTIVRPGSNRTLAFPNASSIVHLT is encoded by the exons ATGTTCCCATATTATCACATTGTTGAACGCGTTatcggaatttttggaataattatAAACGCCACTTTGATCTACTTGATAGCGAAAAAGACGGTGACTAAACTGGGCAACTACAGGTTTTTGATGATGCATATATCCTTATTTGAGCTTGGGTTTTCCGTCCTTCATGGAATTACTGTCCCC ataatgtaTACATCAGAATGTATGAACTTTTTAGTATTGCGTGTCGACAAAAGTTTGCTTCCAAAGCCTCTACTTGAACTTCTTGCTG TCATATTCTGTAACATGTTCGGCATGTCAATTTCTCTATTTGCAACTCAATTTATTTATCGGTATCTGGTGTTAAGCAGAAATAAAATGCTTCGTCACCATGATGGTCGTACAATTGTGTACATGATTTTGTTCAACTTACTTTTTGGTGCAGTTTGGGGAGTATTAGCTTGGTTCACAATGAGCCCATTTCCGGAAGCTGATCAAATATTGAG tgaaaatttcgCTTTGCCCAACGGTTTGAGTATAGAGCAAGTAGCATATGTTGGATTCATATTTTACATCTCTGACGAAACCAGCAACAACCTACGCGTACATTGGGAGTCTGTGATTGGAATTGGAATTCAATGTGTTTTCATA agcaTTTCATTTTGCCTAATATTCATATTTGGGTTCAAGTGCTACCGACAAACTCGCAAATTCGTATCGTCTCAATCAACAAACGCAATCAACCTTAACTCACAGTTATTCAATGCTCTGGTTCTACAAACAATAATTCCAATATGTTTGATGCATTTTCCAGCTACCATTGTATATATGGCAGCAGGTTTGAACAAGTCAAATGAGATCTTTGGACAACTACTGTCCCTTTTTATTTGTCTTTATCCGGTTTTGGATCCACTGCCAaactttttcataataaaaagttATCAGAAAGTTGTGAAAG atttctACTCGAAAATTCTTCGAAGACAGCCACCCAGTACTATTGTGCGACCTGGTTCAAATCGAACGCTGGCATTTCCTAATGCTTCATCTATTGTTCATTTGACATGA
- the unc-54 gene encoding Myosin-4 (Confirmed by transcript evidence), whose protein sequence is MEHEKDPGWQYLRRTREQVLEDQSKPYDSKKNVWIPDPEEGYLAGEITATKGDQVTIVTARGNEVTLKKELVQEMNPPKFEKTEDMSNLSFLNDASVLHNLRSRYAAMLIYTYSGLFCVVINPYKRLPIYTDSCARMFMGKRKTEMPPHLFAVSDEAYRNMLQDHENQSMLITGESGAGKTENTKKVICYFAAVGASQQEGGAEVDPNKKKVTLEDQIVQTNPVLEAFGNAKTVRNNNSSRFGKFIRIHFNKHGRLASCDIEHYLLEKSRVIRQAPGERCYHIFYQIYSDFRPELKKELLLDLPIKDYWFVAQAELIIDGIDDVEEFQLTDEAFDILNFSAVEKQDCYRLMSAHMHMGNMKFKQRPREEQAEPDGTDEAEKASNMYGIGCEEFLKALTKPRVKVGTEWVSKGQNCEQVNWAVGAMAKGLYSRVFNWLVKKCNLTLDQKGIDRDYFIGVLDIAGFEIFDFNSFEQLWINFVNEKLQQFFNHHMFVLEQEEYAREGIQWVFIDFGLDLQACIELIEKPLGIISMLDEECIVPKATDLTLASKLVDQHLGKHPNFEKPKPPKGKQGEAHFAMRHYAGTVRYNCLNWLEKNKDPLNDTVVSAMKQSKGNDLLVEIWQDYTTQEEAAAKAKEGGGGGKKKGKSGSFMTVSMLYRESLNNLMTMLNKTHPHFIRCIIPNEKKQSGMIDAALVLNQLTCNGVLEGIRICRKGFPNRTLHPDFVQRYAILAAKEAKSDDDKKKCAEAIMSKLVNDGSLSEEMFRIGLTKVFFKAGVLAHLEDIRDEKLATILTGFQSQIRWHLGLKDRKRRMEQRAGLLIVQRNVRSWCTLRTWEWFKLYGKVKPMLKAGKEAEELEKINDKVKALEDSLAKEEKLRKELEESSAKLVEEKTSLFTNLESTKTQLSDAEERLAKLEAQQKDASKQLSELNDQLADNEDRTADVQRAKKKIEAEVEALKKQIQDLEMSLRKAESEKQSKDHQIRSLQDEMQQQDEAIAKLNKEKKHQEEINRKLMEDLQSEEDKGNHQNKVKAKLEQTLDDLEDSLEREKRARADLDKQKRKVEGELKIAQENIDESGRQRHDLENNLKKKESELHSVSSRLEDEQALVSKLQRQIKDGQSRISELEEELENERQSRSKADRAKSDLQRELEELGEKLDEQGGATAAQVEVNKKREAELAKLRRDLEEANMNHENQLGGLRKKHTDAVAELTDQLDQLNKAKAKVEKDKAQAVRDAEDLAAQLDQETSGKLNNEKLAKQFELQLTELQSKADEQSRQLQDFTSLKGRLHSENGDLVRQLEDAESQVNQLTRLKSQLTSQLEEARRTADEEARERQTVAAQAKNYQHEAEQLQESLEEEIEGKNEILRQLSKANADIQQWKARFEGEGLLKADELEDAKRRQAQKINELQEALDAANSKNASLEKTKSRLVGDLDDAQVDVERANGVASALEKKQKGFDKIIDEWRKKTDDLAAELDGAQRDLRNTSTDLFKAKNAQEELAEVVEGLRRENKSLSQEIKDLTDQLGEGGRSVHEMQKIIRRLEIEKEELQHALDEAEAALEAEESKVLRAQVEVSQIRSEIEKRIQEKEEEFENTRKNHARALESMQASLETEAKGKAELLRIKKKLEGDINELEIALDHANKANADAQKNLKRYQEQVRELQLQVEEEQRNGADTREQFFNAEKRATLLQSEKEELLVANEAAERARKQAEYEAADARDQANEANAQVSSLTSAKRKLEGEIQAIHADLDETLNEYKAAEERSKKAIADATRLAEELRQEQEHSQHVDRLRKGLEQQLKEIQVRLDEAEAAALKGGKKVIAKLEQRVRELESELDGEQRRFQDANKNLGRADRRVRELQFQVDEDKKNFERLQDLIDKLQQKLKTQKKQVEEAEELANLNLQKYKQLTHQLEDAEERADQAENSLSKMRSKSRASASVAPGLQSSASAAVIRSPSRARASDF, encoded by the exons ATGGAGCACGAGAAGGACCCAGGATGGCAATATCTCCGCCGTACCAGAGAGCAGGTTTTGGAG GATCAATCTAAGCCTTATGACTCCAAGAAGAACGTCTGGATCCCAGATCCAGAAGAGGGATACCTTGCCGGAGAAATCACCGCCACCAAGGGAGACCAGGTCACCATCGTCACCGCTCGCGGAAATGAG GTCACCCTCAAGAAGGAGTTGGTTCAAGAAATGAATCCACCAAAGTTCGAGAAGACCGAAGACATGTCCAACTTGTCTTTCCTCAACGACGCCTCTGTCCTCCATAACTTGCGTTCCCGTTACGCTGCTATGCTCATCTAC ACCTACTCCGGACTTTTCTGCGTTGTCATCAACCCATACAAGCGTCTCCCAATCTACACCGACTCTTGCGCCCGTATGTTCATGGGAAAGAGAAAGACAGAAATGCCACCACATTTGTTCGCTGTCTCTGACGAAGCCTACCGTAACATGCTCCAAGACCACGAGAACCAGTCTATGCTCATTACCGGAGAATCTGGAGCCGGAAAGACTGAGAACACCAAGAAGGTTATTTGCTACTTCGCCGCTGTCGGTGCCTCCCAACAGGAAGGTGGAGCTGAAGTTGATCCAAATAAGAAGAAGGTCACCCTTGAGGACCAAATCGTCCAGACCAATCCAGTACTTGAAGCCTTCGGTAACGCCAAGACTGTCCGTAACAACAACTCATCCCGTTTCGGAAAGTTCATCCGTATCCACTTCAACAAGCACGGACGCCTCGCATCTTGCGATATCGAGCATT ACTTGCTCGAGAAATCTCGTGTCATCCGTCAAGCTCCAGGAGAGCGTTGCTACCACATCTTCTACCAAATCTACTCTGACTTCCGTCCAGAGCTCAAGAAGGAACTTCTTCTTGACTTGCCAATCAAGGATTACTGGTTCGTCGCCCAGGCCGAGTTGATCATTGACGGAATCGATGACGTCGAAGAGTTCCAACTTACTGATGAAGCTTTCGACATCCTCAACTTCTCTGCCGTCGAGAAGCAGGATTGCTACCGCCTCATGTCCGCTCACATGCACATGGGTAACATGAAGTTCAAGCAACGCCCACGTGAAGAGCAAGCTGAGCCAGATGGTACCGATGAGGCCGAGAAGGCATCCAACATGTACGGAATCGGATGCGAGGAGTTCCTCAAGGCTTTGACCAAGCCACGTGTCAAGGTCGGAACCGAATGGGTATCCAAGGGACAGAACTGCGAACAAGTCAATTGGGCTGTCGGAGCCATGGCCAAGGGTCTCTACTCCCGTGTGTTCAACTGGCTTGTCAAGAAGTGTAACCTCACTCTGGATCAAAAGGGTATTGATCGTGATTATTTCATCGGTGTGCTCGATATCGCCGGTTTCGAAATCTTCGACTTCAACTCCTTCGAGCAGTTGTGGATTAACTTCGTAAACGAGAAGCTCCAACAATTCTTCAACCATCACATGTTCGTCCTTGAACAGGAAGAATACGCCCGTGAGGGTATTCAATGGGTCTTCATCGATTTCGGACTTGATTTGCAAGCGTGTATCGAACTTATTGAGAAG ccaCTCGGTATTATCTCCATGCTTGATGAAGAGTGTATCGTACCAAAGGCTACTGATTTGACCCTCGCTTCCAAGCTTGTCGATCAACATCTTGGCAAGCATCCAAACTTCGAGAAGCCAAAGCCACCAAAGGGAAAGCAAGGAGAAGCTCACTTCGCCATGCGGCACTACGCCGGAACTGTGCGTTACAACTGCTTGAACTGGCTCGAGAAGAACAAGGACCCCCTCAACGACACCGTTGTCTCGGCAATGAAACAATCCAAGGGAAACGATCTTCTCGTCGAGATCTGGCAAGACTACACCACCCAGGAAGAGGCCGCCGCTAAGGCCAAGGAGGGAGGTGGCGGTGGAAAGAAGAAGGGAAAGTCCGGATCTTTCATGACCGTCTCTATGCTCTACAGAGAGTCTCTCAACAACTTGATGACTATGCTCAACAAGACTCACCCACATTTCATCCGTTGTATCATCCCCAACGAGAAGAAGCAATCTGGTATGATCGATGCCGCTTTGGTTCTCAACCAGCTTACCTGCAACGGAGTGTTGGAAGGAATCAGAATTTGCAGAAAGGGATTCCCCAACAGAACCCTTCATCCAGACTTCGTCCAACGTTACGCCATCCTTGCCGCCAAGGAGGCCAAGTCCGATGACGACAAGAAGAAGTGCGCCGAGGCTATCATGTCCAAGCTCGTCAACGACGGATCCCTCAGCGAGGAGATGTTCCGTATCGGTCTCACCAAGGTCTTCTTCAAGGCTGGAGTTCTTGCTCATCTTGAAGACATCCGTGACGAGAAGCTCGCCACCATCCTCACCGGATTCCAATCCCAAATCAGATGGCATTTGGGTCTCAAGGACCGCAAGCGCCGTATGGAACAACGTGCCGGACTTCTCATTGTTCAGCGCAACGTCCGTTCCTGGTGCACTCTCCGTACCTGGGAATGGTTCAAGCTTTACGGAAAGGTCAAGCCAATGCTCAAGGCCGGAAAGGAAGCCGAGGAGCTCGAGAAGATCAACGACAAGGTTAAGGCCCTCGAAGACAGTCTCGCCAAGGAGGAGAAGCTTCGCAAGGAGCTCGAGGAGTCCTCTGCCAAGCTCGTCGAAGAGAAAACTTCTCTCTTCACCAACTTGGAATCCACCAAGACTCAACTCTCCGATGCTGAGGAAAGACTTGCCAAGCTTGAGGCTCAACAAAAGGATGCCTCCAAGCAACTCTCCGAGCTCAACGATCAACTCGCTGACAACGAAGACCGTACCGCTGATGTTCAGCGCGCTAAGAAGAAGATCGAGGCCGAGGTCGAGGCTTTGAAGAAGCAGATCCAAGACTTGGAAATGTCTCTCCGCAAGGCTGAGTCTGAGAAGCAATCCAAGGATCACCAGATCAGATCCCTTCAAGATGAGATGCAACAGCAAGATGAAGCTATTGCCAAGCTCAACAAGGAGAAGAAGCATCAAGAAGAAATCAACCGCAAGCTGATGGAGGACCTCCAATCCGAAGAGGATAAGGGTAACCATCAGAACAAGGTCAAGGCCAAGCTTGAGCAGACTCTTGATGACCTCGAGGATTCCCTTGAGCGCGAGAAGAGAGCCCGCGCCGATCTTGACAAGCAGAAGAGAAAGGTCGAGGGAGAGCTCAAGATTGCTCAAGAGAACATCGATGAGAGCGGACGCCAACGCCACGATCTTGAGAACAACTTGAAGAAGAAGGAATCTGAGTTGCACTCAGTTTCTTCCCGACTTGAGGACGAACAAGCTCTTGTCTCCAAGCTCCAACGCCAGATCAAGGACGGACAAAGCCGTATCTCCGAGCTCGAAGAGGAACTCGAGAATGAACGTCAATCCCGTTCCAAGGCTGACCGTGCCAAGAGCGACCTCCAACGCGAGTTGGAAGAGCTCGGTGAGAAGCTTGACGAGCAAGGTGGAGCTACTGCCGCCCAGGTTGAGGTCAACAAGAAGCGTGAGGCTGAACTTGCCAAGCTCCGCAGAGACTTGGAGGAGGCCAACATGAACCACGAGAACCAACTCGGTGGACTTCGCAAGAAGCACACCGACGCTGTCGCTGAGCTCACCGACCAACTCGATCAACTCAACAAGGCCAAGGCTAAGGTCGAGAAGGACAAGGCTCAAGCTGTTCGTGACGCTGAGGACCTTGCTGCTCAACTTGACCAAGAAACCTCTGGAAAGCTCAACAACGAAAAGCTTGCCAAGCAGTTCGAACTTCAACTCACCGAGCTTCAATCTAAGGCTGATGAGCAATCTCGCCAACTCCAAGACTTCACTTCCCTTAAGGGACGCCTTCACTCTGAGAATGGAGACCTTGTCCGTCAACTCGAAGATGCCGAATCCCAAGTCAACCAACTCACCAGACTGAAGTCCCAGCTTACTTCTCAACTCGAGGAGGCTCGCCGCACCGCTGACGAGGAAGCACGCGAACGTCAAACCGTCGCCGCCCAGGCTAAGAACTACCAACACGAAGCCGAGCAACTCCAAGAGTCCCTTGAAGAGGAGATCGAAGGAAAGAACGAGATCCTCAGACAACTCTCCAAGGCTAACGCCGACATCCAACAATGGAAGGCTCGCTTCGAGGGAGAAGGACTCCTCAAGGCCGACGAGCTCGAGGATGCCAAGAGACGCCAAGCCCAAAAGATCAACGAGCTCCAAGAGGCTCTTGATGCCGCCAACTCTAAGAACGCTTCTCTTGAGAAGACCAAGTCCAGACTTGTCGGAGACTTGGACGACGCTCAAGTTGATGTCGAGAGAGCCAACGGTGTCGCCAGTGCTCTTGAGAAGAAGCAAAAGGGCTTCGACAAGATCATCGACGAATGGAGAAAGAAGACCGACGACTTGGCCGCTGAGCTTGATGGAGCTCAACGCGACCTTCGCAACACCTCCACTGATCTCTTCAAGGCCAAGAACGCCCAAGAGGAGCTCGCCGAGGTTGTTGAGGGACTCCGCCGTGAGAACAAGAGCTTGAGCCAAGAGATCAAGGATCTTACCGATCAACTCGGAGAGGGAGGACGCTCTGTCCACGAAATGCAAAAGATCATCCGCCGTCTTGAGATTGAGAAGGAAGAACTCCAACACGCTTTGGACGAGGCTGAGGCTGCCCTTGAAGCTGAAGAGAGCAAGGTTCTCCGCGCCCAGGTTGAAGTTTCCCAGATCCGTTCCGAAATCGAGAAACGCATCCAGGAGAAGGAGGAAGAGTTCGAGAACACGAGAAAGAACCACGCCCGCGCTCTTGAATCAATGCAAGCTTCCCTCGAGACCGAAGCTAAAGGAAAGGCCGAACTTCTCCGCATCAAGAAGAAGCTCGAGGGAGATATCAACGAGCTCGAGATCGCTTTGGACCACGCCAACAAGGCTAACGCCGATGCCCAGAAGAACTTGAAGAGATACCAAGAGCAAGTCCGCGAGTTGCAATTGCAAGTCGAGGAGGAGCAACGCAATGGAGCCGACACCCGTGAACAATTCTTCAACGCCGAGAAGCGCGCCACTCTTCTTCAATCCGAGAAGGAAGAACTTTTGGTTGCCAACGAGGCCGCCGAGAGAGCCCGCAAGCAAGCCGAGTATGAAGCCGCCGATGCTCGTGATCAAGCCAACGAAGCCAACGCTCAAGTCAGCAGCTTGACTTCTGCCAAGAGAAAGCTCGAGGGAGAAATCCAAGCCATTCAT GCCGACCTCGATGAGACCCTCAACGAGTACAAGGCCGCTGAGGAGCGCTCCAAGAAGGCTATTGCTGATGCCACCAGACTCGCAGAGGAGCTCCGTCAAGAACAAGAACACTCTCAGCACGTTGACCGTCTTCGCAAGGGACTTGAGCAACAGCTCAAGGAGATCCAAGTCCGTCTTGATGAGGCCGAGGCTGCTGCTCTTAAGGGAGGAAAGAAG GTTATCGCCAAGCTCGAACAACGCGTGCGTGAGCTCGAATCTGAATTGGACGGAGAACAACGCCGCTTCCAGGATGCCAACAAGAACCTCGGACGCGCCGATAGACGTGTTCGTGAGCTTCAATTCCAGGTTGATGAGGACAAGAAGAACTTCGAACGTCTCCAAGATCTCATTGACAAGCTCCAACAGAAGTTGAAGACCCAGAAGAAGCAGGTTGAGGAAGCT GAGGAACTCGCCAACTTGAACCTCCAGAAGTACAAGCAACTCACCCACCAACTTGAAGATGCTGAGGAGCGCGCCGATCAAGCCGAAAACTCCCTCTCAAAGATGCGATCAAAATCCCGTGCATCCGCCTCTGTTGCCCCAGGACTCCAGAGCTCCGCATCGGCCGCTGTCATCAGATCGCCATCTCGCGCCCGTGCCTCTGACTTCTAA
- the F11C3.1 gene encoding ATP-dependent DNA helicase (Partially confirmed by transcript evidence), with protein sequence MPCPHCPQEEIEAVLAVKMSQSSFEEFPVSNEADNTEHAMEVIPTLNQFQQPIALEIVNNWKMQKLHYIEGISGTGKTYLLNAICGLFKNFSLNIEIISPCPFPREHKSILKILSNHDVFLEEIDKLKRAMQNDKPFGGKAIVMAADFGQLLPFSLNFNQKVKNSLKHLAENLVAPFKKHVLPTPTDDWSQFMYMVRQTPKIVIPDANVVSSLDELIDFTFGPLYTEIPNLNGIILTPKKADVEYINLKIMDQIKGKDLVFEAKLNTRIIRSDLSLHSMTLSFEFLYARLSFSVDSKHEKGCIVALDEPFEGLQKGTRLLFEDLNGNHLCCKVIETGKDVDISRVKRLIGSSGKSNNTQQSVLQFPVSLNFASTIHGSQGKSFEKLGLYKLNECFEHGMIYTAISRVRRFEDYKVFTEDTVIENKIEQSLL encoded by the exons ATGCCATGTCCTCACTGCCCGCAAGAAGAGATTGAAGCGGTGCTTGCCGTGAAAATGTCTCAGAGTAGTTTTGAAG AGTTTCCTGTATCTAATGAAGCCGACAATACAGAACATGCAATGGAAGTTATACCAACATTAAATCAATTCCAACAGCCAATTGCTTTAGAGATTGtcaataattggaaaatgcAGAAGTTGCATTATATTGAAGGGATTAGTGGAACTGGAAAGACATACTTGTTAAATGCTATTTGTGGACTATTCAAAA ACTTCTCCCTCAACATCGAGATAATCTCGCCATGTCCATTTCCAAGAGAACATAAGTCAATTTTAAAGATTCTCTCGAATCATGATGTTTTTCTTGAAGAAATTGAT AAGCTTAAACGAGCAATGCAAAATGATAAGCCGTTTGGAGGCAAAGCAATTGTAATGGCTGCTGATTTTGGCCAATTGCTGCCGTTTTCGCTAAACTTCAATCAGAAAGTTAAGAATAGTCTCAAGcatttagctgaaaatctggTGGCACCATTTAAAAAGCATGTGCTTCCTACGCCAACGGATGATTGGAGCCAGTTTATGTACATGGTTAGACAAACACCGAAGATTGTGATTCCCGACGCAAATGTTGT AAGCTCTTTGGATGAACTTATCGACTTCACATTTGGACCGCTCTACACAGAGATTCCAAATTTGAATGGCATCATTTTGACTCCAAAAAAAGCAGACGTAGAATATatcaacttgaaaattatggaTCAAATTAAAGGAAAGGATTTGGTCTTCGAAGCAAAGCTCAACACAAGAATTATAAGATCTGACCTAAGTTTGCATTCAATGACTCTCAGTTTTGAGTTTCTCTATGCTAGGCTGTCTTTTTCAGTAGATTCCAAGCATGAG aaaggtTGTATCGTTGCTCTTGACGAACCATTCGAGGGTCTCCAAAAAGGAACACGTCTactttttgaagatttgaatGGAAATCATTTATGTTGTAAAGTAATCGAAACTGGAAAAGATGTCGATATTAGCAGAGTGAAGAGACTTATTGGTTCCAgtggaaaatcaaacaataCTCAGCAAAGTGTTCTTCAGTTCCCAGTCAGTTTGAACTTCGCATCCACCATTCATGGTTCTCAGGGGAAGTCGTTCGAAAAACTTGGATTGTACAAACTGAATGAATGTTTTGAGCACGGAATGATCTACACAGCAATTTCGAGGGTCAGAAGGTTCGAAGACTACAAAGTTTTTACCGAAGACACAGTCATCGAGAATAAAATCGAGCAAAGCCTTTTGTAA